A stretch of the Hydra vulgaris chromosome 09, alternate assembly HydraT2T_AEP genome encodes the following:
- the LOC105845196 gene encoding dopamine receptor 4: MTTTIGKWIIIVACTVSVVVGLAGNFLIILIRIVNQIKRKNITAYTYLVCQLGVADFLFAFTLVFDIPVFLKNNHWEFGLGLCKFVKMLQSTSLTTTIGFLMLMAYERYLGISNPLGHRWSIKKTTFLSIGIWVYIILTMVPYFLALSISDNECYDVNYSSPNFQKGHILFLFATNYVLPLLFIIFFHTLIVKRLNVHIKKMAPHTNRSIKRKKNEKKPLKQSSSCNLSDSSIRRNNYGNKNGDFTVLNDFTDLNDYNKTHRMSKKNNLFEQKSIFNNNCNDTNISNDVLTINKNSTPSQKNNNTIINKNNNTTSQKNNNSTSHKNNNTTSVKNCEISYSDNVFQKDDLTYNNCTKKKIKSSILSSFSKSLFCKKKHTTSNNKVIRMLLAVTLCFSLMTLPTQIWQIWDTFSLEGNTIKSEKLYVIEVFTSLTYLHCCSNCIIYSVMDQRFRKDVSALVMSVFRKKLRSSTFYSRVSTTFSHMSIKRLYSNGAQNEYKEQLVVIEKETVLD, translated from the coding sequence ATGACAACAACTATTGGAAAGTGGATAATTATTGTGGCGTGCACAGTCTCGGTTGTTGTTGGCCTCGCTGGAAACtttcttattattcttattagAATAGTCAACCAAATCAAACGAAAAAATATAACTGCTTACACCTATCTAGTTTGCCAACTGGGTGTTGctgattttttgtttgcatttaCACTGGTATTTGATAttcctgtttttctaaaaaacaatcATTGGGAGTTTGGACTAGGTCTATGtaagtttgttaaaatgttaCAGTCTACAAGTCTTACAACAACCATAGGGTTTTTAATGTTGATGGCATATGAACGTTATCTTGGAATTTCCAATCCTTTGGGGCATAGAtggtctataaaaaaaacaacctttttatcCATTGGAATTTGGGTATATATAATTCTAACTATGGTTCcatattttttagctttaagCATTTCAGACAATGAATGCTATGACGTGAATTACTCATcgccaaattttcaaaaaggacACATACTATTCTTGTTTGCGACAAATTATGTTTTgcctttactttttataattttttttcatactttgaTTGTTAAAAGATTGAatgtacatattaaaaaaatggcacCTCATACAAACCGATCTATAAAACGCAAAAAGAACGAAAAGAAACCCTTAAAACAAAGTAGTAGCTGTAATCTAAGTGATTCAAGCATAAGAAGAAATAACTATGGCAACAAGAATGGTGATTTTACAGTCCTAAATGATTTTACAGACCTTAATGATTACAACAAAACCCAtagaatgtcaaaaaaaaacaacctattTGAGCagaaaagcatttttaataataactgtaATGATACCAATATTAGCAACGATGTATTAACCATCAATAAAAATAGCACACCCAGCCAGAAAAATAACAACAcaatcatcaataaaaataacaacacaaCCAGCCAGAAAAATAACAACTCAACCAgccataaaaataacaacacaaCCAGCGTGAAAAACTGTGAAATTAGCTACAGTGATAACGTGTTTCAAAAAGATGATTTAACGTATAATAACtgcacgaaaaaaaaaattaagagttCGATATTGTCATCTTTTtccaaaagtttattttgcaaaaaaaaacacacaactAGCAACAATAAAGTCATTAGAATGTTGCTTGCAGTCACACTGTGTTTTTCATTAATGACGTTGCCTACTCAAATTTGGCAAATTTGGGATACATTCTCTCTTGAAGGGAACACAATTAAAAGTGAGAAGTTATACGTAATTGAAGTTTTTACAAGTCTCACATATCTACACTGTTGCTCTAACTGTATTATTTATAGCGTAATGGATCAAAGATTTCGAAAAGATGTCTCAGCCTTAGTTATGTCGGTGTTTAGAAAAAAGTTGCGATCTTCAACTTTTTATTCAAGGGTTTCAACCACATTTAGTCACATGTCTATTAAAAGACTTTATTCTAATGGAGCTCAAAATGAGTATAAAGAGCAGTTGGTTGTCATTGAAAAAGAAACCGTATTGGATTAA